The proteins below are encoded in one region of Cygnus olor isolate bCygOlo1 chromosome 19, bCygOlo1.pri.v2, whole genome shotgun sequence:
- the LOC121057449 gene encoding alpha-1-acid glycoprotein-like isoform X1 translates to MLPCLLPVLAVGLVRAHAAEPHACAPLTPAVMDNATVAGLLGHWVYIMGASTYPPHVAEMKELKYATFAFLPGSHDDEFNVTETLRLNETCVVRNASKILIFRHNSTLVHVEGQEASMAELIKTDKELLVLKHSKESFLGLSLSARTPNVSKEHLEEFRAHLRCLGFTPEETFVTSPKVGTRGWDGASRDCVPRWVQAPVPSPQGRLSPRRQGEGRSHLGHHRGVTGVSPHPPRAWSPAPAWGRPPALGSASGGPGEFFSSNGGPTPTSLFSSHVKQE, encoded by the exons ATgctgccctgcctcctccccgtCCTCGCCGTGGGGCTGGTGCGTGCCCACGCGGCCGAGCCCCACGCCTGCGCCCCGCTCACCCCGGCCGTCATGGACAACGCGACCGTGGCTGGG ctgctggggcactGGGTGTACATCATGGGCGCCTCCACCTACCCCCCGCACGTGGCCGAGATGAAGGAGCTGAAGTACGCGACCTTCGCCTTCCTGCCCGGCAGCCACGACGATGAGTTCAACGTGACCGAGACCCTGCGGCT gaacGAGACGTGCGTGGTGAGGAATGCCAGCAAGATCCTCATCTTCCGGCACAACTCCACCCTGGTGCATG tggaggggcaggaggcGTCCATGGCCGAGCTGATCAAGACCGACAAGGAGCTGCTGGTCCTGAAGCACAGCAAGGAATCCTTCCTGGGCCTCAGCCTCTCGG CGCGGACGCCCAACGTGAGCAAGGAGCACCTGGAGGAGTTCCGGGCCCACCTGCGCTGCCTCGGCTTCACGCCAGAGGAGACCTTTGTCACCTCCCCGAAGGTAGGGACCCGCGGGTGGGACGGGGCGTCCCGGGACTGTGTGCCTAGGTGGGTGCAAGCTCCTGTCCCCTCTCCCCAAGGACGCCTGTCCCCCAGACGGCAAGGAGAAGGACGAAGCCACCTTGGCCACCACAGAGGTGTAACTGGAGTGAGCCCGCATCCCCCCCGTGCGtggtccccagcccctgcgTGGGGACGTCCCCCGGCACTTGGCTCAGCCTCGGGAGGTCCCGGCGAGTTCTTTTCTTCCAACGGAGGACCCACACCCACgtcccttttctcttctcacGTCAAGCAGGAATAA
- the LOC121057449 gene encoding alpha-1-acid glycoprotein-like isoform X2 encodes MLPCLLPVLAVGLVRAHAAEPHACAPLTPAVMDNATVAGLLGHWVYIMGASTYPPHVAEMKELKYATFAFLPGSHDDEFNVTETLRLNETCVVRNASKILIFRHNSTLVHVEGQEASMAELIKTDKELLVLKHSKESFLGLSLSARTPNVSKEHLEEFRAHLRCLGFTPEETFVTSPKDACPPDGKEKDEATLATTEV; translated from the exons ATgctgccctgcctcctccccgtCCTCGCCGTGGGGCTGGTGCGTGCCCACGCGGCCGAGCCCCACGCCTGCGCCCCGCTCACCCCGGCCGTCATGGACAACGCGACCGTGGCTGGG ctgctggggcactGGGTGTACATCATGGGCGCCTCCACCTACCCCCCGCACGTGGCCGAGATGAAGGAGCTGAAGTACGCGACCTTCGCCTTCCTGCCCGGCAGCCACGACGATGAGTTCAACGTGACCGAGACCCTGCGGCT gaacGAGACGTGCGTGGTGAGGAATGCCAGCAAGATCCTCATCTTCCGGCACAACTCCACCCTGGTGCATG tggaggggcaggaggcGTCCATGGCCGAGCTGATCAAGACCGACAAGGAGCTGCTGGTCCTGAAGCACAGCAAGGAATCCTTCCTGGGCCTCAGCCTCTCGG CGCGGACGCCCAACGTGAGCAAGGAGCACCTGGAGGAGTTCCGGGCCCACCTGCGCTGCCTCGGCTTCACGCCAGAGGAGACCTTTGTCACCTCCCCGAAG GACGCCTGTCCCCCAGACGGCAAGGAGAAGGACGAAGCCACCTTGGCCACCACAGAGGTGTAA
- the LOC121057450 gene encoding alpha-1-acid glycoprotein-like, with translation MAPAGIPAVLILMVLLPAAAAPCEPTQSPANATAPGLLGTWRYVAGAAQLPQHLLELLLIDHGHLRVEPGAGGQELLVTQHVAAGGRCLSSNSTYFHLPDGGGTALVKHAKTQQTVGMLLNLSSEDILLIQHQLQRERTYSALYLYARNQTVSKAQRDEFAQRAQCLGLSEGEIVYAPWRQELCQAEGTQDGGAQGTAPPATGPASPAPSGAGSTMNQHQ, from the exons ATGGCACCGGCCGGCATCCCCGCCGTCCTCATCCTgatggtgctgctgcctgctgcagccgcTCCCTGCGAGCCCACACAGAGCCCGGCCAACGCGACGGCACCGGGG CTGCTGGGGACGTGGCGGTACGTGGCCGGGGCCgcccagctgccccagcacctcctggagctgctgctcatCGACCACGGCCACCTGCGCGTGGAGCCTGGCGCcggggggcaggagctgctcgtCACCCAGCACGTGGCCGC GGGCGGCCGCTGTCTCTCCAGCAACTCCACTTACTTCCACCTCCCTGATGGTGGTGGCACGGCGCTGGTGAAGCACG CCAAGACCCAGCAGACCGTGGGGATGCTGCTGAACCTCAGCTCTGAGGACATTTTACTCATCCAGCACCAACTGCAGAGGGAGAGGACGTATTCGGCGCTGTATCTCTACG CCCGAAATCAGACGGTGAGCAAGGCCCAGCGGGACGAGTTCGCCCAGCGCGCCCAGTGCCTGGGTCTCAGCGAAGGGGAGATCGTGTACGCGCCCTGGAGGCAG GAGCTGTGTCAAGCGGAAGGAacccaagatggcggcgcccaAGGCACGGCCCCCCCGGCCACAGGCCCAGCATCACCAGCACCGAGTGGGGCCGGGAGCACGATGAACCAGCACCAATAA
- the SLC25A25 gene encoding calcium-binding mitochondrial carrier protein SCaMC-2 isoform X4 encodes MLCLCLYVPVLGQEQAEFEYFESKGLPAELKSIFRLSLFIPSQEFSTYRQWKQVRPRKIVKAGDKDLDGQLDFEEFVHYLQDHEKKLRLVFKSLDKKNDGRIDAQEIVQSLRDLGVKISEQQAEKILKRIRTGHFWGPVTYMDKNGTMTIDWNEWRDYHLLHPVENIPEIILYWKHSTIFDVGENLTVPDEFTVEERQTGMWWRHLVAGGGAGAVSRTCTAPLDRLKVLMQVHASRSNNMCIIGGFTQMIREGGPRSLWRGNGINVLKIAPESAIKFMAYEQIKRFIGTDQEMLRIHERLLAGSLAGAIAQSSIYPMEVLKTRMALRKTGQYSGMLDCAKNILSKEGMAAFYKGYIPNMLGIIPYAGIDLAVYETLKNAWLQRYAVNSADPGVFVLLACGTISSTCGQLASYPLALVRTRMQAQASVEGAPEVTMRGLFKHILKTEGAFGLYRGLAPNFMKVIPAVSISYVVYENLKMTLGVQSR; translated from the exons ATGCTCTGCCTCTGTCTGTACGTGccggtgctggggcaggagcaggcagagttTGAGTACTTTGAGTCCAAGGGGCTGCCGGCAGAGCTCAAGTCCATCTTCCGCCTCAGCCTCTTCATCCCCTCGCAGGAGTTCTCCACCTACCGCCAGTGGAAGCAGGTACGGCCGCGG aaaattgTGAAGGCTGGAGACAAGGACCTGGATGGACAGCTGGATTTTGAGGAATTTGTTCACTATCTCCAAGATCACGAGAAGAAACTGAGACTGGTCTTCAAGAGTTTGGATAAGAAGAACGATG GCCGTATTGATGCCCAGGAGATTGTACAGTCCCTTCGGGACCTGGGAGTCAAGATCTCTGAACAGCAGGCCGAGAAAATACTGAAGAG AATAAGGACGGGACACTTCTGGGGTCCTGTCACCTA CATGGATAAAAATGGGACGATGACAATTGACTGGAACGAGTGGCGAGACTATCACCTGCTGCACCCAGTGGAGAACATTCCTGAAATCATCCTGTACTGGAAGCACTCCACG ATCTTTGATGTCGGAGAGAATTTGACAGTCCCTGATGAGTTCACAGTGGAAGAGAGGCAAACAGGGATGTGGTGGAGACATCTGGTTGCAGGTGGAGGTGCAGGTGCCGTGTCCAGGACCTGTACAGCTCCCTTGGACCGCTTGAAAGTGCTCATGCAG GTTCATGCCTCCCGCAGCAACAACATGTGCATTATTGGCGGTTTTACCCAAATGATCCGAGAGGGTGGACCAAGGTCACTGTGGCGGGGGAATGGCATCAATGTGTTGAAGATTGCACCGGAATCTGCCATTAAGTTCATGGCCTACGAGCAG ATCAAGCGATTTATTGGCACTGACCAGGAAATGCTGAGGATTCACGAGCGGCTGTTAGCGGGCTCTCTGGCTGGGGCCATCGCGCAGAGCAGCATCTACCCGATGGAG GTTCTGAAAACACGGATGGCTCTAAGAAAGACGGGACAATATTCAGGCATGTTGGATTGTGCCAAGAACATTCTTTCCAAGGAAGGAATGGCTGCCTTCTACAAAGGCTACATCCCCAACATGCTAGGAATCATTCCATATGCTGGTATTGACCTGGCAGTCTATGAG ACACTAAAAAACGCCTGGTTGCAACGCTACGCTGTCAACAGTGCTGACCCTGGAGTCTTTGTTCTCTTGGCTTGTGGCACCATTTCTAGTACCTGTGGACAGCTTGCCAGTTACCCACTGGCTCTTGTGAGGACACGCATGCAGGCCCAAG CTTCTGTGGAGGGTGCTCCTGAAGTGACGATGCGGGGACTGTTCAAACACATTCTGAAGACAGAGGGAGCATTTGGTCTTTACCGGGGTCTGGCCCCAAACTTTATGAAGGTGATCCCGGCCGTAAGCATCAGCTACGTGGTGTATGAAAACTTGAAGATGACTCTGGGTGTGCAGTCACGGTGA
- the SLC25A25 gene encoding calcium-binding mitochondrial carrier protein SCaMC-2 isoform X6: MLCLCLYVPVLGQEQAEFEYFESKGLPAELKSIFRLSLFIPSQEFSTYRQWKQVRPRKIVKAGDKDLDGQLDFEEFVHYLQDHEKKLRLVFKSLDKKNDGRIDAQEIVQSLRDLGVKISEQQAEKILKSMDKNGTMTIDWNEWRDYHLLHPVENIPEIILYWKHSTIFDVGENLTVPDEFTVEERQTGMWWRHLVAGGGAGAVSRTCTAPLDRLKVLMQVHASRSNNMCIIGGFTQMIREGGPRSLWRGNGINVLKIAPESAIKFMAYEQIKRFIGTDQEMLRIHERLLAGSLAGAIAQSSIYPMEVLKTRMALRKTGQYSGMLDCAKNILSKEGMAAFYKGYIPNMLGIIPYAGIDLAVYETLKNAWLQRYAVNSADPGVFVLLACGTISSTCGQLASYPLALVRTRMQAQASVEGAPEVTMRGLFKHILKTEGAFGLYRGLAPNFMKVIPAVSISYVVYENLKMTLGVQSR; encoded by the exons ATGCTCTGCCTCTGTCTGTACGTGccggtgctggggcaggagcaggcagagttTGAGTACTTTGAGTCCAAGGGGCTGCCGGCAGAGCTCAAGTCCATCTTCCGCCTCAGCCTCTTCATCCCCTCGCAGGAGTTCTCCACCTACCGCCAGTGGAAGCAGGTACGGCCGCGG aaaattgTGAAGGCTGGAGACAAGGACCTGGATGGACAGCTGGATTTTGAGGAATTTGTTCACTATCTCCAAGATCACGAGAAGAAACTGAGACTGGTCTTCAAGAGTTTGGATAAGAAGAACGATG GCCGTATTGATGCCCAGGAGATTGTACAGTCCCTTCGGGACCTGGGAGTCAAGATCTCTGAACAGCAGGCCGAGAAAATACTGAAGAG CATGGATAAAAATGGGACGATGACAATTGACTGGAACGAGTGGCGAGACTATCACCTGCTGCACCCAGTGGAGAACATTCCTGAAATCATCCTGTACTGGAAGCACTCCACG ATCTTTGATGTCGGAGAGAATTTGACAGTCCCTGATGAGTTCACAGTGGAAGAGAGGCAAACAGGGATGTGGTGGAGACATCTGGTTGCAGGTGGAGGTGCAGGTGCCGTGTCCAGGACCTGTACAGCTCCCTTGGACCGCTTGAAAGTGCTCATGCAG GTTCATGCCTCCCGCAGCAACAACATGTGCATTATTGGCGGTTTTACCCAAATGATCCGAGAGGGTGGACCAAGGTCACTGTGGCGGGGGAATGGCATCAATGTGTTGAAGATTGCACCGGAATCTGCCATTAAGTTCATGGCCTACGAGCAG ATCAAGCGATTTATTGGCACTGACCAGGAAATGCTGAGGATTCACGAGCGGCTGTTAGCGGGCTCTCTGGCTGGGGCCATCGCGCAGAGCAGCATCTACCCGATGGAG GTTCTGAAAACACGGATGGCTCTAAGAAAGACGGGACAATATTCAGGCATGTTGGATTGTGCCAAGAACATTCTTTCCAAGGAAGGAATGGCTGCCTTCTACAAAGGCTACATCCCCAACATGCTAGGAATCATTCCATATGCTGGTATTGACCTGGCAGTCTATGAG ACACTAAAAAACGCCTGGTTGCAACGCTACGCTGTCAACAGTGCTGACCCTGGAGTCTTTGTTCTCTTGGCTTGTGGCACCATTTCTAGTACCTGTGGACAGCTTGCCAGTTACCCACTGGCTCTTGTGAGGACACGCATGCAGGCCCAAG CTTCTGTGGAGGGTGCTCCTGAAGTGACGATGCGGGGACTGTTCAAACACATTCTGAAGACAGAGGGAGCATTTGGTCTTTACCGGGGTCTGGCCCCAAACTTTATGAAGGTGATCCCGGCCGTAAGCATCAGCTACGTGGTGTATGAAAACTTGAAGATGACTCTGGGTGTGCAGTCACGGTGA
- the SLC25A25 gene encoding calcium-binding mitochondrial carrier protein SCaMC-2 isoform X7 produces the protein MLCLCLYVPVLGQEQAEFEYFESKGLPAELKSIFRLSLFIPSQEFSTYRQWKQKIVKAGDKDLDGQLDFEEFVHYLQDHEKKLRLVFKSLDKKNDGRIDAQEIVQSLRDLGVKISEQQAEKILKSMDKNGTMTIDWNEWRDYHLLHPVENIPEIILYWKHSTIFDVGENLTVPDEFTVEERQTGMWWRHLVAGGGAGAVSRTCTAPLDRLKVLMQVHASRSNNMCIIGGFTQMIREGGPRSLWRGNGINVLKIAPESAIKFMAYEQIKRFIGTDQEMLRIHERLLAGSLAGAIAQSSIYPMEVLKTRMALRKTGQYSGMLDCAKNILSKEGMAAFYKGYIPNMLGIIPYAGIDLAVYETLKNAWLQRYAVNSADPGVFVLLACGTISSTCGQLASYPLALVRTRMQAQASVEGAPEVTMRGLFKHILKTEGAFGLYRGLAPNFMKVIPAVSISYVVYENLKMTLGVQSR, from the exons ATGCTCTGCCTCTGTCTGTACGTGccggtgctggggcaggagcaggcagagttTGAGTACTTTGAGTCCAAGGGGCTGCCGGCAGAGCTCAAGTCCATCTTCCGCCTCAGCCTCTTCATCCCCTCGCAGGAGTTCTCCACCTACCGCCAGTGGAAGCAG aaaattgTGAAGGCTGGAGACAAGGACCTGGATGGACAGCTGGATTTTGAGGAATTTGTTCACTATCTCCAAGATCACGAGAAGAAACTGAGACTGGTCTTCAAGAGTTTGGATAAGAAGAACGATG GCCGTATTGATGCCCAGGAGATTGTACAGTCCCTTCGGGACCTGGGAGTCAAGATCTCTGAACAGCAGGCCGAGAAAATACTGAAGAG CATGGATAAAAATGGGACGATGACAATTGACTGGAACGAGTGGCGAGACTATCACCTGCTGCACCCAGTGGAGAACATTCCTGAAATCATCCTGTACTGGAAGCACTCCACG ATCTTTGATGTCGGAGAGAATTTGACAGTCCCTGATGAGTTCACAGTGGAAGAGAGGCAAACAGGGATGTGGTGGAGACATCTGGTTGCAGGTGGAGGTGCAGGTGCCGTGTCCAGGACCTGTACAGCTCCCTTGGACCGCTTGAAAGTGCTCATGCAG GTTCATGCCTCCCGCAGCAACAACATGTGCATTATTGGCGGTTTTACCCAAATGATCCGAGAGGGTGGACCAAGGTCACTGTGGCGGGGGAATGGCATCAATGTGTTGAAGATTGCACCGGAATCTGCCATTAAGTTCATGGCCTACGAGCAG ATCAAGCGATTTATTGGCACTGACCAGGAAATGCTGAGGATTCACGAGCGGCTGTTAGCGGGCTCTCTGGCTGGGGCCATCGCGCAGAGCAGCATCTACCCGATGGAG GTTCTGAAAACACGGATGGCTCTAAGAAAGACGGGACAATATTCAGGCATGTTGGATTGTGCCAAGAACATTCTTTCCAAGGAAGGAATGGCTGCCTTCTACAAAGGCTACATCCCCAACATGCTAGGAATCATTCCATATGCTGGTATTGACCTGGCAGTCTATGAG ACACTAAAAAACGCCTGGTTGCAACGCTACGCTGTCAACAGTGCTGACCCTGGAGTCTTTGTTCTCTTGGCTTGTGGCACCATTTCTAGTACCTGTGGACAGCTTGCCAGTTACCCACTGGCTCTTGTGAGGACACGCATGCAGGCCCAAG CTTCTGTGGAGGGTGCTCCTGAAGTGACGATGCGGGGACTGTTCAAACACATTCTGAAGACAGAGGGAGCATTTGGTCTTTACCGGGGTCTGGCCCCAAACTTTATGAAGGTGATCCCGGCCGTAAGCATCAGCTACGTGGTGTATGAAAACTTGAAGATGACTCTGGGTGTGCAGTCACGGTGA
- the SLC25A25 gene encoding calcium-binding mitochondrial carrier protein SCaMC-2 isoform X5 codes for MLCLCLYVPVLGQEQAEFEYFESKGLPAELKSIFRLSLFIPSQEFSTYRQWKQKIVKAGDKDLDGQLDFEEFVHYLQDHEKKLRLVFKSLDKKNDGRIDAQEIVQSLRDLGVKISEQQAEKILKRIRTGHFWGPVTYMDKNGTMTIDWNEWRDYHLLHPVENIPEIILYWKHSTIFDVGENLTVPDEFTVEERQTGMWWRHLVAGGGAGAVSRTCTAPLDRLKVLMQVHASRSNNMCIIGGFTQMIREGGPRSLWRGNGINVLKIAPESAIKFMAYEQIKRFIGTDQEMLRIHERLLAGSLAGAIAQSSIYPMEVLKTRMALRKTGQYSGMLDCAKNILSKEGMAAFYKGYIPNMLGIIPYAGIDLAVYETLKNAWLQRYAVNSADPGVFVLLACGTISSTCGQLASYPLALVRTRMQAQASVEGAPEVTMRGLFKHILKTEGAFGLYRGLAPNFMKVIPAVSISYVVYENLKMTLGVQSR; via the exons ATGCTCTGCCTCTGTCTGTACGTGccggtgctggggcaggagcaggcagagttTGAGTACTTTGAGTCCAAGGGGCTGCCGGCAGAGCTCAAGTCCATCTTCCGCCTCAGCCTCTTCATCCCCTCGCAGGAGTTCTCCACCTACCGCCAGTGGAAGCAG aaaattgTGAAGGCTGGAGACAAGGACCTGGATGGACAGCTGGATTTTGAGGAATTTGTTCACTATCTCCAAGATCACGAGAAGAAACTGAGACTGGTCTTCAAGAGTTTGGATAAGAAGAACGATG GCCGTATTGATGCCCAGGAGATTGTACAGTCCCTTCGGGACCTGGGAGTCAAGATCTCTGAACAGCAGGCCGAGAAAATACTGAAGAG AATAAGGACGGGACACTTCTGGGGTCCTGTCACCTA CATGGATAAAAATGGGACGATGACAATTGACTGGAACGAGTGGCGAGACTATCACCTGCTGCACCCAGTGGAGAACATTCCTGAAATCATCCTGTACTGGAAGCACTCCACG ATCTTTGATGTCGGAGAGAATTTGACAGTCCCTGATGAGTTCACAGTGGAAGAGAGGCAAACAGGGATGTGGTGGAGACATCTGGTTGCAGGTGGAGGTGCAGGTGCCGTGTCCAGGACCTGTACAGCTCCCTTGGACCGCTTGAAAGTGCTCATGCAG GTTCATGCCTCCCGCAGCAACAACATGTGCATTATTGGCGGTTTTACCCAAATGATCCGAGAGGGTGGACCAAGGTCACTGTGGCGGGGGAATGGCATCAATGTGTTGAAGATTGCACCGGAATCTGCCATTAAGTTCATGGCCTACGAGCAG ATCAAGCGATTTATTGGCACTGACCAGGAAATGCTGAGGATTCACGAGCGGCTGTTAGCGGGCTCTCTGGCTGGGGCCATCGCGCAGAGCAGCATCTACCCGATGGAG GTTCTGAAAACACGGATGGCTCTAAGAAAGACGGGACAATATTCAGGCATGTTGGATTGTGCCAAGAACATTCTTTCCAAGGAAGGAATGGCTGCCTTCTACAAAGGCTACATCCCCAACATGCTAGGAATCATTCCATATGCTGGTATTGACCTGGCAGTCTATGAG ACACTAAAAAACGCCTGGTTGCAACGCTACGCTGTCAACAGTGCTGACCCTGGAGTCTTTGTTCTCTTGGCTTGTGGCACCATTTCTAGTACCTGTGGACAGCTTGCCAGTTACCCACTGGCTCTTGTGAGGACACGCATGCAGGCCCAAG CTTCTGTGGAGGGTGCTCCTGAAGTGACGATGCGGGGACTGTTCAAACACATTCTGAAGACAGAGGGAGCATTTGGTCTTTACCGGGGTCTGGCCCCAAACTTTATGAAGGTGATCCCGGCCGTAAGCATCAGCTACGTGGTGTATGAAAACTTGAAGATGACTCTGGGTGTGCAGTCACGGTGA